Part of the Rhodothermales bacterium genome, CCCGACCGGCGCCATTGATTACCGCATGCTCGGGGGTGGCAGCCTGCGCTTTGAGGGCTGGCTCAACCTCCAACGCATCCGTTACCGGCTCTATGGGGATCTCCCTGAAGAATCCGCCGCCCACATCCGCGCCGAGGCGCGCCGGGGCAGCCGGCGCTATATTCCCAACCTGGCCGTGACGGTGGTCTGGCCGTTGTAAGGCTTAAGAAGATTAGCGATTAGCGATTAGCGATTAGCGATTAGCGATTAGCGATTAGCGAATAAACCCATTAAACCTTAAACCCTCTTGAAATCCCTCGGCGTCACAGGCGGTATCGGCAGCGGCAAGACGACGGTGTGTCGGATGCTGGAAGGGATGGGGGCGGAGGTGTTTTACGCAGACGCGGAGGCTCGGCGGTTGATGAACGACGATGCGGAGTTGCGGAAAGAGCTGGTAGCGGCGTTTGGGGAGCGGGTGTACGACGCCGCGGGACGGCTCGACCGGGCGTATCTCGCTCGGGAAGTCTTTGGCGACTCCGAGCGGCTGGCGCGACTCAACGGGCTGGTTCATCCGCGGGTGCGACGGGCGCTGCAGGAACGCAAGGCCGGCGCCGCACATCGCGGGGCACCGCTACTGGTCTACGAGGCGGCACTGATCTACGAGACGGGAGGTGAACGGTATGTCGACGCCGTGGCGGTGGTGCAGGCGCCTGTCGCCCTTCGAATCGAGCGCGTGACGACGCGGGACGGCGTGGAGGCGCATCAGGTGGAGGCGCGCATGCAGCACCAGTTGCCGCCCGAAACGCTTCGGGAGCGGGCCGACTTCCTCATCGAGAACGACGGCGACCTGGAGCACCTGCGCCGGCAGACGGAAGCGCTATACCGGCGGATGGTAGTACGTTCCGAGTGACGAGTTCCGGGTTCTGAGTGGTTCTCGGAACCCGGAACTCCCTACACGGAATGCCTCACTTCACCTGCTTGAGTGTCTCGATCAAACGAGCGGCTACTTTGTACGGATCGGCATTGGAGGCCGGCCGGCGGTCTTCCAGATACCCTTTCCAGTTGTCGCGGATCATGCCGACGGGGATGCGGATCGACGCGCCGCGGTCGCTGGCACCGAAGCTGAACTTCTTGATGCTCTGGGTTTCGTGTTTACCCGTGAGCCGGAGTTCGTTGCTCGAGCCGTAGACGGCGATGTGTTCTTTGTGGCTGGCCTTGAACTGTTCCATGAGCGCCATGACGTACTTCTCGCCGCCTTTCTCGCGGATGCGGGTGGTGGAGAAGTTGGTGTGCATGCCGCTGCCGTTCCAGTCGCCTTTGATCGGCTTCGGATGAAGTTCGACCGTCACGCCGTACTTCTCGGCGGTGCGGATGAGGAGGTAGCGGGTAAGCTGGACGCTGTCCGCCGCTTCCTTGGCGCCTTTCCCAAAAATCTGGTATTCCCACTGGCCGAGGAGTACTTCCGCGTTGATGCCCGTCACTTCGAGGCCAGCGTTGAGGCAGAGGTCCAGGTGTTCTTCGACGATCTCGCGTCCGGCAACCTTGCC contains:
- a CDS encoding glutamine synthetase beta-grasp domain-containing protein, with protein sequence MSTKYKLEYIWLDGYTPEPNLRSKTKIVTLSKPPTLKDCPEWGFDGSSTQQAEGRSSDCLLKAVRLAPDADRANAYLVLCEVLNADGTPHATNARATFEDDPDLWLGYEQEYVLTMDGKPLGFPTDGYPGPQGPYYCGVGTGKVAGREIVEEHLDLCLNAGLEVTGINAEVLLGQWEYQIFGKGAKEAADSVQLTRYLLIRTAEKYGVTVELHPKPIKGDWNGSGMHTNFSTTRIREKGGEKYVMALMEQFKASHKEHIAVYGSSNELRLTGKHETQSIKKFSFGASDRGASIRIPVGMIRDNWKGYLEDRRPASNADPYKVAARLIETLKQVK
- the coaE gene encoding dephospho-CoA kinase (Dephospho-CoA kinase (CoaE) performs the final step in coenzyme A biosynthesis.) gives rise to the protein MKSLGVTGGIGSGKTTVCRMLEGMGAEVFYADAEARRLMNDDAELRKELVAAFGERVYDAAGRLDRAYLAREVFGDSERLARLNGLVHPRVRRALQERKAGAAHRGAPLLVYEAALIYETGGERYVDAVAVVQAPVALRIERVTTRDGVEAHQVEARMQHQLPPETLRERADFLIENDGDLEHLRRQTEALYRRMVVRSE